In Candidatus Binatota bacterium, a single window of DNA contains:
- a CDS encoding efflux RND transporter periplasmic adaptor subunit: protein MPIRPMMLPSLLLVLLAAACTEAPPPPERPARPVEAIVVSKPGVDRVRTFSGTVEANTTLELSFRVSGQLVKVNVNVGDILKKGDTVAVLDRTDFELKTREAQASLAQAKAEERNARANYTRIGDLYEEQSVSLTDLDAARAQAESRKATVQSLEQSLALAKQQLEYTTLLAPQRMAITQVIRSDNENVKSGDPVAVAVYGELPEVKVVVPESLISPIRRQDRVEVRFDAIPGEIVGAEVTEVGVAATQGGATFPVTVRLDYSDTRLRAGMAAKVDFRFSAGVHGRLVVPAYAVGHDRKGHFVYVLESGEDDTATTSRVEVTIGELTAHGIEITSGLSGGEIIASAGVPRIRGGMKVRVLRTDL, encoded by the coding sequence ATGCCAATTCGACCAATGATGCTTCCCTCCCTGCTCCTCGTTCTACTCGCGGCCGCATGCACCGAGGCACCGCCACCCCCCGAGAGGCCGGCGAGGCCTGTCGAAGCGATAGTCGTGTCGAAGCCCGGCGTGGACCGCGTGCGGACTTTTTCGGGAACGGTAGAGGCCAACACCACCCTCGAACTGAGCTTTCGCGTCAGCGGACAGCTGGTCAAGGTCAACGTCAACGTCGGTGACATACTCAAAAAAGGTGACACCGTGGCGGTGCTGGACCGTACCGATTTCGAGCTCAAGACACGCGAGGCGCAGGCATCGCTGGCACAGGCGAAGGCCGAGGAAAGAAACGCGCGCGCCAACTATACTCGCATAGGCGACCTGTACGAGGAGCAGAGCGTGTCGCTGACCGATCTGGACGCGGCGCGAGCGCAGGCCGAATCCCGCAAGGCGACGGTTCAATCGCTCGAGCAGAGCCTGGCCCTGGCCAAGCAGCAACTCGAGTATACGACCCTGCTCGCCCCCCAGCGCATGGCGATCACCCAGGTGATCCGTTCCGACAATGAGAACGTTAAGTCCGGTGACCCGGTGGCGGTAGCCGTCTACGGGGAACTGCCCGAAGTGAAAGTAGTGGTGCCGGAGAGCCTGATCTCGCCCATACGCAGGCAGGACCGTGTCGAGGTACGATTTGACGCCATACCCGGCGAGATTGTCGGGGCCGAGGTAACCGAGGTCGGCGTCGCCGCCACGCAGGGTGGCGCAACCTTCCCGGTAACCGTCAGGCTCGACTATAGCGACACCCGGCTGCGCGCAGGCATGGCAGCCAAGGTTGATTTTCGTTTTTCTGCCGGAGTTCACGGGCGACTGGTCGTGCCGGCATACGCGGTGGGGCACGACAGGAAGGGCCACTTCGTCTACGTGCTTGAATCCGGCGAAGACGACACCGCGACCACGAGCAGGGTCGAGGTAACGATAGGCGAGCTCACCGCCCATGGCATAGAAATCACCAGCGGGCTCAGCGGTGGCGAGATCATCGCAAGTGCCGGCGTGCCCAGGATACGCGGAGGAATGAAGGTCCGAGTGCTGCGCACCGACCTCTAG